GATTTATATTGAATTAACAAATTCGGTATCAAGGCCATATGCAACACCAATACGCCACATAATATTGACGATCTAAAAGGAGTAGGCAGCCTAGTTTTACCATCATCTGGTTTCTTCACAAACTCTACCCCAAGACTTTCGAAACGCTCGCATGCCTTGTAGACATCATCCACAGTTACCCCTATATGGCCTGAATAAAAAAAAAAGATATGAGCGTTGCAGCATCTAAGAGATTCATGGTGAGATTAAGCAAAAGCAGTGGTAACATTTTTACACAAGAATCTTTGTTGCACATACCGAACCCACGAGGGTCTGAGTTCCCATTATGGTACCCTTTGAATTCAGGATCACTTTCTGTGCCCCAGTTGCTACAGTGAAACCAGGAGTTTATCAATATATTAGTGGGCAATCAGCGCTACTGAGAAACAATCAAGGACAATATTAAAGAATAACAAAACATACTGAGTGAGCTCGATCGTAGCCTTTTGCCCAAAAGTCCATCCAGTCCGCTGGACAGGATCAGCGGGGGCTGCAGACAAGTCCTATCGACAATGCCAAGGTAAAGAACCAGAGGCGTTAGCTGATTCGTCAAGTCAAGTGATTTATTGTTCCCCTAATCAAGAAACTCTTACCTCGTAACCAAGAAAATACAAACTGAATTTCATCTCAGGAAAATCCAACCTTTTCAGCAACCTGGTTTTGTTAACAAAACGTAAAAGAAACAGCAAGCAGTTATTGTCGCACGACAGTGCAATATGGTTTTTGATGGACACTAATAGTGCAACTACATTTGAGACACTCTGCAAATTCCTATTTATTAGCATATTCATGAACCTCTTAGTCACTAATCGTAGTCTGCTGTTTGTATACTTGAGAATTCATAACTTCAGTGCCTTTTTCTAAAATATAAACATGTGGTAAATTATAACAATTTGAAGCACATCCAGCaagaggccaaaactaaggccTCGAGCTTTCTGTTGTGCAGTAGAACTGAATTATAGAGCCTATTCCCTTTTGGTTCAGATCCTTGCTGCTCCAGGTACCAATTACGGAATTACCATATTTCCATGCAATTACATCCAGAATTACTCATGTTAGCTTGCCATAGGAGAAAATTCAAAGCATGGCTTGATATGCAATGATACTAGCTTTTCTTGAAAACCCGGAAATTTAATAGAACATTTACAGATTTCACTAAGGAAATCAATGACCCATGGATGCTCTTCTCACATGCACGACTACATTATCTGAAGGAAGACAAAAGAAAGAAAACTCACGACATGCCCATCACACGCGAGTAGAAGTCAAGGCTCACTTTTGGGTCCTTCACGCGGAACATCTGTGAGCAaaaaaaaaaaaggagagagaaaaTAATTCATTATGGCAACAGCAACCGACTGGGACAACCTGAAATACTGCTAGTAACAAGCTGGTCCACCGACTGTTCGACCAATTGCAGAACAAATGAAGTTTCATGGCCTGGTGCATTAACACTAAGAATTTCCTGAGCCTATTGCAAAGCATTGAAAGCAGCCCTGTCGAAAATGTAACCCCATGAAAGCCTACGATGAATTgcatatcctacacatacacacaGTTTCCAGCATTCCACAGAAACAACTCCATACCATACGTGGTGCAGTAATAAAACATATGCACAGCGGCAATACTGGGCCAAACAGAGTGGGATGCTAAGTTGACACTGCAGCTGCAAAACCAACGATGCTGCTCGAAATTATCACATGGAACTAACAACACCCATCACTTAGTCCTCGGTAAGTGTTGTTTTCTCCCAATTCTATAACCTGCCACAGCAAGCACGTACGGACCACCAACTGTTCGACAGATTGCTTCGGCCAAATCCAGCCACAAAACTCCCTTCCACTCCACAGATCAAACCCACGGAGGCGCAAACTCGAATCCAATACCACGCATGCCCGCTCAATCGGCAGCTAAAACGAAGCAGGAAACGGGAAGGATCGGCTTACAGTCTGCTGCATGATGTAGCCCTTGGTGGCCGGGTCAGCCTCGGCCTGCAGGCCCGGGTTGTTGGCCGGCGCCTCCTTGGCCCCCGACGACGTCGACATGGCGGAGGCGGCGAACGCGGCCGGGTAGGACCGGCGAGCCCGGGCGAACCCCTGCACCTGCAGAACCCCGATCAGAAACCGTGAGCGCGAGTGCGAGAAGCGCGACGATCTAGTATATCAGTTCGCCCGGAGACCTTGGGCTGGGCGAGGCGGGGGGCGCGcggcgcggaggcggaggcgagCCGGCGGAGGGCGCAGGAGGAGAGGAGGGCGGGGCGGAGTGTGGCGGCGGCCATGGCAGAGCGGTACGGCGGGGTTATTTAGGGGAGAAGAGGATAGAGGAAAGGCTGGGCTGGTGAGCTGAGCTGGCGTGCGGTGTGCCGTGCCGGTTTCTGGACCGATCCGTCGGGTTCGGGTGCGCTGGCAGGTGCGACGCGCCACGTCTTCGCGCCTGGCGGGCCACGTGTTGGCGACCGGCGCCGGAGATCCGCTCGCCCGTCTCCCTTCCTCCCCTGCTCCGCTCCCCTCCCAGCAGTTGAGTCTCCTCCGCTGCCGGGCATCGGGTCCTTCTCCTGCTTCCCGAGCCGCGTGCGTGGTTCTCGGGGTAAGAATATCCGGCCGGGGAATTGGCGGTTGCTTCCCACGCGCGTCCCCTCCTGATCCCCTTCTCCCCCCGTCGCGATGGCGGCCCCGCCTTCCACCTCCCCCTCGCCGTCCGGGGAGGTCCCCGTCGAGAGATCGCCCACTGACTtaagcggcggcgacggccaggGGTCGCCCTCCAGGTATGCGCCttctccccatctctccctctgttCTCCCCTTTCCGGCTTGTAGAGTCAGCATGCACAATTCGATCATAGTAGAAGCCAAAATTCCTATCGGCGCAACCGCCCACGACTAGCCAGAGTTGACAAATTAAGAGTTACTGCTTCCAATTTGGCCTCAGCGTAGCTGTGCTGACTGCTTGTACGTACTTCGGTAGTCGCCTTCTCGTACATCGTTGCTGTTTTGCAGTGCAAATGGATGATCCAGTTTTCTGTGGGCATCCCCTTGGTAAAAGTATTATACTATGTGTATGTTTCGCAGAATATATGATCTGCTGTCCTGTACGTGTTTCTGTTTTCAGGGCCGAATTGCTCAGCATGGTGAAGAAGCACTCGCATCTGATTGGGTGGACAGTCGTCGAGGCCGAGGACGATCCGTCGGACGTCGAGATGGATGATAAATTCTGGCATGAGATGCTTGATCTCTTCTTCGTGCGTGGTAGGGTCTCGAGGAGCAGGGAGGAGGACGACCTCGTCTTCTTTGTCAATAGCACGGTACCTTCTGTAGGCCTGCTGATTTTCCCCTTATGTTAGCCTGGTACGATGTTGCCCTGTGCAGTATGCATCTCACCGTTTGTTGCTGCTGGCTGTAGATGCAGAAGATGGAAGATCTGCCTCCCTTTTTCGTACGCAGATGGGCTCCTACGGTAAATGAAGCTACACTAAATCCACTTTACTAAAGATTTTTTTGGCCAATTCTTTAGGCTTCCTTGGTAGTGTAGATTCAAGaaaattttataaaatttattcattCTTTCTTCACTTTTTTTTTATTTGTATGTTCTCTACTGTTGAGTTAATTTAGTTGCAACCATAACAAGTATGCTGTGTATTCAGTTCAGCTAACAGTTTTTGTAGTTATTGTTAAAATAAACTGCTTTTTTAAGTAAGGGAAAATGTTCCCATTGTTTTATTTCattaaccatatatatatatagaaaattTATTCTAATTTGTTGTCCTTAATTGCCGAAGGAGCCTTTTTTGGGTACATGCTACGCAATTTTCATATGTATAACTGTAATGAACATACAGTACTGGAAAATTTTATCTGTGAGTTGCATGACGACAATGTTAGATCCCTTACCATTTATAACTTTGTATGCATGAACAGATGAACACTCAATACAGTAATTTTCATATTTGGGAGGTGTAATTTTTAAAACTAGTGACAATGGGAAATCCTTATCGGTGTTCTTTTATGTCTTATCTAGTTAACATAACATAGTGTTAGTTGGAGAACCCATGATGGGAACAATTACGTTCCCTTGAATTACTGGGCTAAATATGCTCCTTTTTTGCAATTGCCAGCTTGAAAAGCTCATAAATGCTAATTCAACTGAGGTTGATTGGGAACGTTCCTTCTATTTGAATTTAGTCGCTCACACGTCATATACTGTCACAGTGGCA
This region of Triticum aestivum cultivar Chinese Spring chromosome 2D, IWGSC CS RefSeq v2.1, whole genome shotgun sequence genomic DNA includes:
- the LOC123051302 gene encoding lactoylglutathione lyase isoform X2, which gives rise to MAAATLRPALLSSCALRRLASASAPRAPRLAQPKGFARARRSYPAAFAASAMSTSSGAKEAPANNPGLQAEADPATKGYIMQQTMFRVKDPKVSLDFYSRVMGMSLLKRLDFPEMKFSLYFLGYEDLSAAPADPVQRTGWTFGQKATIELTHNWGTESDPEFKGYHNGNSDPRGFGHIGVTVDDVYKACERFESLGVEFVKKPDDGKMKGIAFIKDPDGYWIEIFDLKRIGEVTATAS
- the LOC123051302 gene encoding lactoylglutathione lyase isoform X1; translation: MAAATLRPALLSSCALRRLASASAPRAPRLAQPKVQGFARARRSYPAAFAASAMSTSSGAKEAPANNPGLQAEADPATKGYIMQQTMFRVKDPKVSLDFYSRVMGMSLLKRLDFPEMKFSLYFLGYEDLSAAPADPVQRTGWTFGQKATIELTHNWGTESDPEFKGYHNGNSDPRGFGHIGVTVDDVYKACERFESLGVEFVKKPDDGKMKGIAFIKDPDGYWIEIFDLKRIGEVTATAS